A single genomic interval of Sinorhizobium meliloti harbors:
- a CDS encoding SGNH/GDSL hydrolase family protein, which translates to MAKKVVLLGDSVFDNGAYVAGGADVLQHLVRRLPAGWSASLLAADGSLMEDVRLQLQRLPTDATHLVASVGGNDALRVSEVLNAPSRSVGDALLRLAAVREQFCSSYFDILDTVLAAKLPTAICTIYDVRYADPDQRRVAVTALSILNDCITRAAAERGVALIDLRVICDEDSDFANAIEPSEKGGGKIASAIVSFVAPNPSPGGRGELIVR; encoded by the coding sequence GTGGCGAAAAAGGTCGTGCTTCTGGGCGATTCGGTGTTCGACAACGGGGCTTACGTCGCCGGCGGGGCAGACGTCCTGCAGCATCTTGTGCGTCGGCTGCCGGCGGGGTGGTCTGCCTCTTTACTTGCCGCTGACGGCAGTCTGATGGAGGATGTGCGTCTGCAACTGCAGCGCCTACCGACCGATGCCACCCACCTGGTAGCAAGCGTGGGCGGCAACGATGCACTCCGCGTCTCCGAGGTCTTAAACGCTCCCTCGCGGTCGGTCGGCGACGCACTGCTCAGGCTCGCGGCCGTAAGAGAGCAGTTCTGCTCAAGCTATTTCGATATCCTAGATACCGTACTAGCCGCCAAACTTCCGACGGCCATCTGCACGATTTACGACGTACGCTACGCCGACCCCGACCAAAGGCGTGTTGCGGTCACGGCCCTCTCGATCCTTAATGACTGCATTACTCGTGCAGCCGCCGAGCGAGGGGTTGCGCTAATCGACCTCCGCGTTATCTGCGACGAGGATAGCGATTTCGCCAATGCCATCGAACCGTCCGAGAAGGGCGGCGGCAAAATCGCTTCCGCCATCGTCTCGTTTGTTGCCCCGAATCCATCACCAGGTGGACGCGGCGAACTAATTGTACGCTGA
- a CDS encoding MFS transporter codes for MAVQVPTDFRRVIVAASVGNIIEWYDFYIFGSLAAVLSVKFFEQSHPVAALLSTIALFTAGFLIRPLGAFLFGWMGDRVGRKYTFLITLTGMGLGTGAIGLIPTYESIGLTAAFLLFSLRMIQGLCLGGEYGGAITYVAEHVPDERRGYYTGWLQTSPTLGIVVSLAVIIAARTYFGSEAFDAWAWRVPFLVSFLLVGIAIYIRLQLQETPIFQEIKAKGQMTQNPWREAFLSSNIKYVGIATIVLIGQGVVWYSGQFWALYFLQQVSKVDPLNSAYIVGAALLLATPSLILFGWLSDIIGRKPVILGGMLLAALTYYPLYLWLGAVTQPRSINYPIAIFIIFILVCYVGMVYGPVGAFLAEYFPGRIRYTSVSVPYHIGNGWGGGLVPFITSAAFAATGSIGYALIYPIAVPAVCFVLAIFLMPETRRISIWQPTEPRTEL; via the coding sequence ATGGCTGTTCAAGTCCCGACGGATTTCCGCCGCGTGATCGTTGCCGCATCGGTTGGAAACATCATCGAATGGTATGACTTCTATATCTTCGGGAGCTTGGCTGCGGTTCTGTCCGTCAAGTTCTTCGAGCAATCACACCCGGTTGCGGCGCTGCTGAGTACGATTGCGCTCTTCACGGCAGGATTCCTGATCCGCCCACTTGGCGCTTTCCTCTTCGGCTGGATGGGCGATAGGGTCGGCCGCAAATACACATTCCTCATCACGCTGACGGGAATGGGGTTAGGCACCGGTGCGATCGGTCTAATCCCCACCTATGAGTCGATCGGTCTGACCGCTGCCTTCCTTCTTTTCAGCTTGCGGATGATCCAGGGCTTGTGCTTGGGCGGCGAGTATGGCGGCGCCATCACCTACGTCGCCGAGCACGTCCCCGACGAACGCCGCGGCTACTATACAGGCTGGCTTCAGACTTCCCCGACTCTCGGGATCGTGGTGTCGCTGGCGGTGATCATCGCGGCGCGAACCTATTTTGGCAGTGAAGCTTTCGACGCATGGGCGTGGCGCGTTCCATTCCTGGTGTCGTTCCTGCTTGTAGGCATCGCGATCTACATTCGGCTCCAGCTCCAGGAGACACCAATCTTCCAGGAGATCAAGGCCAAGGGGCAAATGACCCAAAATCCCTGGAGGGAAGCGTTTCTCAGCTCCAACATCAAATATGTGGGGATCGCCACCATCGTGCTTATTGGACAGGGCGTGGTCTGGTACAGCGGACAGTTCTGGGCGTTGTACTTTCTGCAGCAGGTCTCCAAAGTGGATCCGCTGAACTCCGCCTACATCGTCGGAGCGGCATTGCTTCTTGCAACGCCGAGCCTAATCCTCTTTGGCTGGCTTTCCGACATAATCGGCCGCAAGCCAGTGATCCTGGGAGGAATGCTGCTCGCCGCGCTCACCTATTACCCGCTGTATTTGTGGCTCGGTGCGGTCACGCAGCCTCGGAGCATCAACTATCCGATCGCAATCTTCATCATCTTCATCCTCGTTTGCTATGTCGGCATGGTCTACGGACCGGTTGGGGCGTTTCTGGCGGAATATTTTCCCGGTAGGATTCGGTACACGTCGGTATCAGTGCCGTATCACATCGGAAACGGCTGGGGTGGCGGACTGGTGCCGTTCATAACCTCGGCGGCCTTCGCAGCGACAGGTAGTATCGGGTACGCGCTGATCTACCCAATTGCCGTTCCTGCCGTGTGTTTCGTGCTCGCCATCTTCTTAATGCCAGAGACCCGCAGAATAAGCATTTGGCAGCCAACCGAGCCTCGAACCGAGTTGTAA
- a CDS encoding acyl-homoserine-lactone synthase, with product MQILAISKPRNDEEARLLHMHHQLRARIFSARLGWDVDVIDGRESDAFDALMPTYILAISNNGDVAGCARLLPALGPTMVTDVFSSLLPNGQLNAHSAMIESSRFCVDTSLGEGKGAGSVHEATLTMFAGIIEWCMANGFTEIVTVTDLRFERILARVGWPLQRLGEPKKIGVTMAVAGILPVDAGTFQKLRPSNYRSECTPLCKAA from the coding sequence ATGCAGATTCTCGCGATCTCGAAGCCACGGAATGACGAAGAAGCCCGGCTCCTCCACATGCATCACCAATTGCGCGCCCGGATCTTTTCCGCCCGGTTGGGCTGGGACGTTGACGTTATTGACGGTCGGGAGTCAGACGCTTTTGACGCGCTGATGCCAACCTACATCCTCGCAATTTCGAACAACGGTGACGTGGCAGGGTGCGCGAGGCTGCTTCCGGCGCTTGGCCCGACCATGGTGACGGACGTCTTTTCGTCGCTACTTCCGAATGGCCAGCTCAACGCGCACTCCGCGATGATCGAAAGCTCCCGCTTCTGCGTCGACACTAGTCTCGGGGAGGGCAAGGGAGCCGGCTCGGTACATGAGGCAACGCTGACGATGTTCGCAGGCATCATTGAATGGTGCATGGCGAATGGCTTCACCGAAATCGTCACGGTGACCGATCTCCGCTTCGAGCGGATCCTCGCTCGTGTTGGCTGGCCGCTGCAGCGGTTGGGGGAGCCGAAGAAGATCGGCGTAACGATGGCCGTGGCGGGCATCCTACCCGTCGACGCCGGCACATTTCAAAAACTCCGCCCATCTAACTACCGATCTGAATGCACCCCCCTCTGCAAGGCAGCGTAA